The Vicinamibacterales bacterium genomic interval ACCTGCCGCCCTTCGTGCGGGTCGGCACGTGGTCGGGCAGCGGCGAACTCAGCCGCCTGGGCATCCGGCACTTCGACGAGGTGCGCTTGACCGACGTCACCGTCACCGTGCCGCCGCGGCGGCTGGCGGACTTTCGATCGGGCCGCCCCGCGGCGCCGCCGGGCCGGCCGCATCGCCGCCCGCCGGCCATCCAGGTGGATCGCCTGACCGCCGATGCGGTCGTCGTGGTGGTGATGCCCCGCGACGACGCGAAGGAGCCGCACATCTGGGACATCCGCGACCTGCGCATGGATCCCTTCAGCTTCGACCTCGCGAGCCCGTTCTCGGCCACGGTGGACACCCCGCTGCCAGACGATCGCGCCGTCGTCACGGGCACGGCGGGCCCGTGGCCCCGCGACGACTTCCACGATCTGCCGCTCTCGGGCGAATACGTGCTTCGGGGCCGGCTGGACGGCGTCCGGGGTCTGCGCGGCGACCTGACGGTGCGCGGACGGGCGCTCGGCACGCTGGACCGCCTGGCCACCGTAGGCACGGCCACCTCCACGGCCAGCGGCTTTGCCAGCGCGGAGAGCGGCGCGCTGCCGCTGACGGTGGACTACGAGGCCCTCGTGGACGCCACCAACAGCGACGTCCGGCTCACGCGCGTGGATGCGCACGCCGGCGCGGCCGTCCTCTCGGCGAGCGGGCACGTGGACCGCGCGCGCGGCGCCACGGTCCGCCACGTCAGCCTGCACGTGACCTCGCCGCAGGACTCGGAGGCCGCCGACGTGCTGCGCCTGCTCGTGGACGGCCGGCGGCCGCCGGCGCGGGGGCGCCTGGCGATGGACGTCGCCCTGGATCTGGCCCCCGAGGAGGCGGACGTCCTGGACCGGCTCAGGATCGAGGGGACGTTCGACCTGCGCGACGCCCGCTTCCTGAACGCCCGCGTGCAGGGCACGCTCGACGAGATGTCCGCGCGAGGTCTCGGCCGGCCGGAGGCCGCCGGCACGGCGGTCCGCGCGGACCTGCGAGGGCGGCTCGTGCTGGACGATCGGGCCCTGCGGCTGTCGCACGTGCAGCTCGCCGTGCCGGGCGCCGCGCTCGACGGCGCCGGGCGCTACTCGCTGCGTGCGCAGACGCTGGACTTCCGGGGTGTCACCCGCCTCGACGCCCGGCTCTCGGACACGCAGCGCGGCTGGCGCCGGTGGGCCCTCAAGCCGTTCGACTTCCTGCTGGCGAAGCGCGGCGCCGGGACGCGCGTCGTCGTCGACGTCCGCGGCACGCGAACGGCGCCGGTCGTCGACGTGGACCTGGGCGCGAGCCTCCGCGGCGTGCGCTGAACGCGACCCGCCCGTACGCGCCACGGGCGCGAGAGCCGCGCCGGCTCCCGCGCCCGGTTGAGGTCACGCCGCGCGCCAGCACGGGACGCGGCCGGCGCGCTGGCGCCGCGTCAGGCCTTGTTGACCGACGTCACCGCGAGATGCGTCAGCGTGTGGTTGGCCTTCTTCTCCTGGTCGAGAATGCCGGTCAGGAGCTCGTGGGCCTCCGTGTGGCCGAGCGCCTTCGCCCACTCGCGCAGCGTGCCGTAGCGGGCGATCTCGTAGTGCTCGATCGCCTGGCAGCAGCCGATCACGGCGGCGTTCCTGGCCGCCGCGCCCTTGGCGTCGTCGATGACGCCGTCGCACTCCTTGATGAGGCCTTCGATGGCGTCGCACTTCTCGCCGGACGGCTCCTCGCCGACCGACTCGAACACGCGAGCGAGCGCCTCGATCTGGCCGCGCGTCTCCTCCAGGTGGTGCTCGAGCGCGGTCTTGAGGTCCTTGGACGACACGGCCGAGATCACGTTCGGCAGCGCCTTGGTGATGGCGTGCTCGGCGAAGTAGACGTCCTGCAGGGTGTGGTGGAATGCGTCGCTCAGCGTCTTCATGATCCCTCCAGGGTGACGAAGGAAGGTCCGGCGGCTCCGTCGCGCGGACGGAACCGCCGGGAGTGGACGAAACGAATGGTCCCGCGGGGCGGCAGCGGCTCCGGCGCCGCCGCGGCGCGGACCGGCGGCCCCAGCGCCCGCCACGTCCGCTCGCGCGCCTGGGCGTCCAGGCGCACGCGGTCGCGATCGCTCACGGGGCGCGCGCCGCGCACCACCTCGCCGGGGTCGTCCGCCACGATGCAGGCGACGTTCACGGTCCGCACGTAGCCGAGGGACATGGCGCCTCCTAGAACCGGAACGTCACGCCGAGCGTGCCGCGCCAGAAGTTGAAGCCGTCGAGATCGAGATCGACGTTCGCGCCGCCGTCGGCATCCTGCAGCGCGCGGAAGTAGCGGAGGTCGCCGCGCAGGCCGACCCTGTCGTTCATCTGCGCGAGCACGCCGCCGCCGACGTTCACGCCGAAGCTCCTGTCGTCGAGGTCGAAGACGTTGCCCACGCTCGTCGCCTTGCGTCGAAGGATGCCGGCGCCCGCGGCCACGTAGGGACGAATGGCGGCGCCGCTGCCTGGCGCCGCCACCATCAGGTTGGCCATGACGGTGGAGACATTGCTGTCTTCCAGGGCGTTGCTGTCGGTGTCGAAGAAGTTGGGCGTCAGCGACGCATCGAGCTCGAGCCCCAGCATCCCGCCGCCGAGGAAGGCGGA includes:
- a CDS encoding AsmA-like C-terminal region-containing protein, with protein sequence MVRLFAPDAPLATDTTGRPSRSRRRAWTWVAAAATAAALAAAGLRWIEALDDRLHAELESWLSDRLASDVRVEDVAISLFPRVQVRARGLTLRIPNRPDLPPFVRVGTWSGSGELSRLGIRHFDEVRLTDVTVTVPPRRLADFRSGRPAAPPGRPHRRPPAIQVDRLTADAVVVVVMPRDDAKEPHIWDIRDLRMDPFSFDLASPFSATVDTPLPDDRAVVTGTAGPWPRDDFHDLPLSGEYVLRGRLDGVRGLRGDLTVRGRALGTLDRLATVGTATSTASGFASAESGALPLTVDYEALVDATNSDVRLTRVDAHAGAAVLSASGHVDRARGATVRHVSLHVTSPQDSEAADVLRLLVDGRRPPARGRLAMDVALDLAPEEADVLDRLRIEGTFDLRDARFLNARVQGTLDEMSARGLGRPEAAGTAVRADLRGRLVLDDRALRLSHVQLAVPGAALDGAGRYSLRAQTLDFRGVTRLDARLSDTQRGWRRWALKPFDFLLAKRGAGTRVVVDVRGTRTAPVVDVDLGASLRGVR
- a CDS encoding ferritin-like domain-containing protein; its protein translation is MKTLSDAFHHTLQDVYFAEHAITKALPNVISAVSSKDLKTALEHHLEETRGQIEALARVFESVGEEPSGEKCDAIEGLIKECDGVIDDAKGAAARNAAVIGCCQAIEHYEIARYGTLREWAKALGHTEAHELLTGILDQEKKANHTLTHLAVTSVNKA
- a CDS encoding outer membrane beta-barrel protein, with translation MRSRVIALSILTAALTAVPVRDARADWLLTPYLGVTFGGSAPTQQVTYGLSSAFLGGGMLGLELDASLTPNFFDTDSNALEDSNVSTVMANLMVAAPGSGAAIRPYVAAGAGILRRKATSVGNVFDLDDRSFGVNVGGGVLAQMNDRVGLRGDLRYFRALQDADGGANVDLDLDGFNFWRGTLGVTFRF